The stretch of DNA CCTCCCCTTCCGCAAAATGTTCCTCACGGTTTTTCACATCTGTgagatttgtctttttctctaaaACAAAGACAAGGAATCTTTAACTTTGTCGCCCACAGGATTTTGAGTGCTGCAATGCATTGGACTTCTGTATGCTTTCTGTATGGCCTCCTATGAATAACTAAAGCATTTATTATCATTCTTTGGTTGTAGCAGCTTCCCTGTATCTAATTTTTGTTCAGGTTAAATGCTCTGCTCCTTTTCTCATGTCTTAGGATTAAATGTGTGCTTGGACATCATCCATGAAGTTTAGCAACTGTAGGACACGACTAAATTTCAGAGGTGGGGCTTCTGGAATTTGGTGACCTCACCTCTAAGGTCCCTAGGGAACTGATGAATGGGAGATGGACTGTCCTTGTTCCCTCTCACCTCTGCTCTGCCAAGGAGTAAAATTTCCCCATAATTAGCAGTTTAAAGGGAAacaggattttttatttttctttgaagaatcTTTGTAGACTTCAGTAACAAGGTTAGAGTTGTAGTCAGTACTACTTTTTagtggaggataattgctctacagtatTGGACAGTACTACTTTTAAGTCTGTAATTAGAATGTCAAGCCCACACTTCAAATAGGCTGATCTGTTGAGATTAAAGATGTAAATTTCTGCAAAGCTAATCTGAACAACAAATTTGTCTTGACTGTTGCCTTCCTTTATAGAGTCTCTCATGTAttctactgaaaaataaaatattgaacatttttaCAGTTATATGtcaatatgttgttgttcagtagctaagtcatgtcttgattctttttgaacccatggactgcagcacgctaggcttccctgtctttcagtgtctcccagagtttgctcaaactcatgtccactgagtccctgatgccatccaaccatctcatgctctgttgcccccttctcctcctgccctcaatctttcccagcatcagggtcttttccaaccagtcacctctttgcatcaggtggctaaagtattggaacttcaacttcagcatcagtccttcctttgaATAACCAGGGTTGATTATTGCAATTATCTTTGGAGGAGTGATAATTGGGAAGATGCACAAGGAGATCTGGGTCGATGATAATCATCTTTTTTTGATTTGGTTCATGACATTTCACTGAACTCTATGTTATCATGTATGTTTATATCTATGTAAATTATGTTTCAAAAGCTAATAATTAACAGTAAGGTgatcctgttggtgggaatataaattgctacagccactatgaagaacagtatggaggttccttaaaaaactaaaaacaaagctaccatatgatctagtaatcctactgctgggcatataccctgagaaaaccataattgaaaaagacacatcttccctcgatgttcattgcagccctgtttacaatagctaggacgtggaagcaacctaaatgtccattgacagatgaatagataaagaagctatggtacatgtatacaatggaatatcactcagccataaaagtgaacgaaattgggtcatttctagtgatatggatggacctggagtgttatacagagtgatgtaagtcagaaggagcaaaaaaacaaatattgggaaaaaaaaagacaaatattgtaaattaatgcatatatgtcgaatctagaaaaatggtgcagatgaatctgtttgcagggcaggaatagagacacagatttagagaatggaCATGCacatggggaaggggagggtagaGCCAGTTGGGAGGCTGAAATGACATATGTACCATGTGTAagatagctagctagtgggaagttgctgtaaagcacagggagcttagcttGGTGCTGTGTGATGAtggagagggatgggatgggggatggagggaggccctagaggagggaatatatatgtacagcaggaactaatgcaacattgtaaagcgactaTACtctactaaaaaaagaaaatgtaattttttaaaaagtgaggcgATGGTCAACACTGGGTGCTGTGGCCTCTCCCCCAGTCTTTACCTGATTAATTTCTTTGTTAGCCATGCAGTTTCCCAGTGCTGTTATTTCCTCACCTCTGAaattttttaggttcttttttgGGTCTTGATACTGTCTACTGGCCAAAGGCAACTATTAGATTTCTAAGAGGTGTTGATATCTAACCTGCCTTAACGAGTTTGCTTCACTGTGTGTAGAATAGACTGGTTCTCTGCTTCATAAGTTCTCATTTCAGAAGTATTAGTTGTATCTGTGGTGGCATTGCTTCCATACTTAGGGTGACAAAAGCCTGCCACCATTGAGACTGGGCTTCCCATACCCCACTTGGATGCTGCAGTGGAAAAGTGAATTTTTTGGCAAGGCATCAAACGGCTTAGTTGAGTTTCCCCTATGAAACCAAGATACTCAGCTCCTTCCTAGCCAAACTATACTTGAAATTGTTGAAGTTTTGCTAGGAGCCACCTCCAGTGGAGGCTCGTATTTCGTGTGTATGTCTCGTATTTGTGTGTCCATATCTCTGCAAAGAACCATTCTTTgacttgcctttcttttccttcaggtcACAGAATTCAGTAACAATGGGGAACGTTtttgaaaaattgtttaaaagtcTCTTTGGGAAAAAGGAGATGCGGATTCTTATGGTGGGTTTGGATGCCGCTGGAAAAACCACCATCTTGTACAAACTGAAGCTGGGAGAGATTGTGACTACCATCCCCACGATAGGTATGTTAACGGCCTGAGACAGgaccagtgttcactgcagtatgTTGTGCTTTTACAAGCTTCttgtgttgctgaattcttaCTTTAGAGAATCTTGTCCGCCTCATAAACTTCTTGAGGCCAAAACCGGGTAATATACGATTTCCTAATTGCTTCCTGGTATCTCTGGCACATTGCTAGGTTTATAGGAGAGTCATACAAACAGATTTAGGTGGAACAAATTTAACCCTGTCgacttgaccaaaaaaaaaaaaaaggaaaagagaatgatgATTAAAATCAATCTTTCTTCCAGGAGCCTTTCCAAGTGGAAGCGTCTCTCCACGCCAAGTATGTTCCTGGCATTTAAAGATGTagtgtggaaaaaagagaaggacatggcatggtttttttccccttcactttGGCTCACACCAGCTACTTGAGGTGGTGGCCCACCGATGAATCTGACTTGTTCCATTGCTGGAGGACAGTCTGACGGTGTAGTTAGTCCTGCAAACCAGCTCTGTGTTTTGTCGGCCATTTACAGCTTTTGCAAAGGCAGTTTTGGCAGAACTTAGTCTGTGCCTCCTGAGCTGCCTCTAAATCCAAACTCCTGAGTGAGAGTGGGCTCCCCAGGGGGGCATGTGAATGTCATTAGTGTTCTGAAAGTTGGATTAGGCACAGGaaccaactgagcaacttcagagATTGCAACATTTAAATGAGGAGGAAACCAAACAGAGAAAATGCTCATACCCATAGCTGTAAAAAATGTTATTAGTCCAAAAAGGAAATAGGATAAttacttgtttttctcctttcataaaaataattcatcCTTCTGTAATGTCATAcatacagaaaaaatttaaacaaatgttaaaaaaaaacaaaacacctgtgATTTtggtgaatatctttttttgttttaatttatttttggctgcactgggtcttcattgctgagcacATTCTAGTTGCAacaagcgggggctgctctctggttgtggtgctcgGACTTACtacagcggcttctcttgtcgcggagcacgggctctggagcatgggcttcgtagttgtggcacgtgggcttagttgctccaaggcatgtgggattgtcccagaccaaggatcaaacccacgacccttgcattggcaggtggattcttaacctctagaCCACTGAAAGTTTGCTACTGTAAGCCGTGTGTTATGCCAGGATCCGTGACCTCCAGAGAAGAGGATTTCAATCCGGGAtcagagacaaggcttgactACTTGGAGCcttttgtgtagcaaagtttcATTAAGGTATAACAGAGacagggaaagcttctgacatagatatcagaaggggacagaaagagtgcccccttgctagtttttagcaaggcaTTTTATGTCTGTTGGCAAGCTTCTAATCcgataagagagacacctcaaggctgagggagtttcaccaggcccctgtCCCACAGTATGCATATTTGAGATAGAATGGCAAAAGGTATGTCATCCCCAATCATAAATAACTgacatgaatactggtttgttgagccattatcaacccaaggtttgagaaaagaaaaaaaaggttagtCTTAGGCAGAACCAGTTTCatcaacagagaaggaaaaaaaaagtctgccacttgcagtttatttcctcctgccgcACAGGAACCTCTGGCCTCcctacctgttaccctctcaccagggaagtcctggtgaaTATCTCTGTGAAGTCATATGTGTGCTGTTTTCCAGCTTCCTCTGCATTACACAGCATCTTTGGTTCTCTTCTATGTCTTTACCTCTCTGTGGAATGCTTTCCTACCTTCTTCCTTACCACACCcacaacccccacccccgcccaccccGACCCCACGGCTTATGTAGCTAAATGTCAGCTTATTCTTTCAGTCTCAGTTTAAGCAGCATTTCTCAGGGATCCCTTTTCTGGTCCCTTGGATGGTTTTCCCCTGTTGTAAGTTTCCATAGCAACCTGAACTTCTGAGTAACTCTCAGCACATTTGTCATTGCTCACTCACTGCCTCTCTTCCAAAAGCGTAAATAAGAGCAGGAGTCATGTCTGCCTTGTTCACCGCTGTTCTCAAGTGCCTAGCAAattgcctggcacatggtggatGTCCGGTAAACATTTGGTGAATGGATTGAATACCGGTCTTGCGGTACATCATTGAACTAATGGCCCCCAGTGAATCATGCCCCTCAGTAGCCACAGCCTTCACAGTCCCCTTCCACAGTGATACTGGGCATGGCCATATGACATGCTTTGGCCAAGGGCACATCAGCAAATGTGATTCACACAGAGATTGGATAAGAGCTTGTGCCTTGGGGTTTGCCCTTTTGGAACACTACCACCACCACATGAGGGAGCTCAGtgcttcttgaaaataaaaagatcacctggagaagagaagtcCAGCCTACCCCCCAGAGGACTCTGCAAGAGGAAGCCCAGGCAACCTACTGAATTGGGGAGGGGGGAGAATCATTGTTCTAAGCCGTGTTCTAAATAAATCATTGTTCTAAATAATAACCAATACAGATCAACCTCCAGTTTTAGTAACTAGATAGTATGTGGCTCTGTGTTTAACAAATTTCCACTGATGGATGATTAGGTTATGTGCAACAGTTCTCTGTAAACGATCCTGATCATTCGAAGACCAGTCAAACGTGGCTGAGCTCACTAAGGAGATTGAAAAGGTACAGCCAGAGAAACATAAGGAAAATGGGAAGCCAGGGAAGAGTTTCAAGGAGGGAATGAACAGTAGTGTCAGATATAAAATCAAATTATGTAAGCACTGGAGAGCTGTTGATGGATTTCTCAACCTTGCTGACCTCAGTGAAACCATAAAGCATGGTGAAGCAGAACTAAGGTGTAACGGCTGAGAGGTAACAAAGTTTGACTTTAAAAGGGAGAAAGGGGTGGTTGCAGGTGATGACGTGGAGTCAAGGAAGGGTTTCTTTGAAGAATGTACTTTTACATCCTAAGCCTGCTGAGGAGAACAGGTTGGAGATTTCAAATGGGGCAGAGAAGAGCAGTAGTAGAAGGTTCCAGACAGCACGGGTGGACCAGATCCAGCACATGGGTGGATGGAATCAGCATTAGCTGCTTCcttgttcaagagggagggagagaagtgtGGATGAAGCGGTAAGTGGGTTTCTGTGGTGTGTGGTGGGAGGCAGAAAGCAGCCCTATTGATGGCTTCTGTTTGCTCTGAAGTCTGCTGGAAGAGctgctgggagagggagaggaggcatCAGGTGGGAGACACCTGTCAAGATGCACAGAGAGCAAGCTGACTTAACACGGTGTGTTGTGTAAGCTGTAGATCTTTGACTGGCAAGCTGCTTCATAAACGAAAAATACTGTCCAAATGTTAGCTGAAGTTATTTTGAATTGTTGAGCCAGCAAAAGTCTGCATTAAACACTTTCCGCATCTTCCCCGTGTAGGTTTCAACGTGGAGACAGTAGAATATAAAAACATCAGCTTCACAGTCTGGGATGTCGGCGGCCAGGACAAAATCAGACCTCTGTGGCGACATTATTTCCAGAACACACAAGGTAGAGATTATCCAGTTTCTTGCCTTGCAACCATTTCTGTTAAACGCACCTAAAGATGGGTACTTGAAGCAAAACCTTGGGGCAGTCTGCTCTATCTGGACTTTCAGTCATTCCTTCTCTTTCGATGACCCACTTAAATTTaccggggggtggtgggggtggtttgAGAAGTGGTCcctgccttctttggaaaaatacttgGGCTTTAATGCTTTACACAGGCATCTCCTCTTAATCCAGAACAGTTATAAAATGGTTGTCCTGATGAGTTCCATCTTTTGGTTAATTGAAAGTGCCTTAGATGAAGTAccaatttttaaaggatttgaaTTCTGTAAACTCCTTAAAGCCGGTTGAGCATATCTGAAAAATCATGCCtaaggagagaaagagatagaCAGTGATGGTTGGAACCCCCAACCCAGCATCCTGTGTGGCCATAGTCCCTCCCAGCTTCCCTGTTATCCCACAAGTACATGAACAGGCACAAATATCCTAGATCAATGCCTTGTTTCCTTATTACTGGATTTTTAAACGTTGGAGTTTTAATGTGTCCCATGTCAGTCTCTCTGAGTTTTTCCATTGATTATATTTTGGATAACCTTATAGATATTGCCTATCCAGAGATCCATAAGCTGTTCAGATAGTTTTTACACCCTCATTCTCAAACCATCTGGCATCCACATACTCATTTCAGAATTTACTTGgagtcttttcattttgaaaattctaCTACTGATAGTGGGTGTTTTCAGTGCATATGTTTCATAGTAATGACCCATATTTGTCGGTCTTTTCAGTCCAAATACCCAGGTCGACCACCCCTTTATATTGTATATCATTATTTTAGTGATGACCTTTAACACTTAAGTCTGTTTGTAGTTATTGCCTCAACCTGTAGATTTAGAACGTCTTTCCTCAGAATagtgcatttatcttttcttttttcacttttgttagtgggaaattgaaaataaaaaacaaagaagatacATAACACATCCCCATGTACCCATTACACCCAGCTTCAAAAGTTATCAGCATTTTGCCCAGAGTGCGTGATAGCAAATGATGTCTCTTACTCATCGTCCTTCagtgtttattttaaactgataaaagtttttgatttcaatatttatttggctgagccaggtcttcCTGCAGCccacaggatcttcagttgcagcatgcaaactgttaattgtggcacatgggatctagttccatgaccagggatcaaacccagtcccccgcattgggagcatggaatcttagctacTGGCCCACCATAGAAGTccctaaagcttttttttttttgcattatccCACTTCCAAAATTAATAtcctttctttactgtctggtaCCCAGCTcttgggggattccctggtggctcagacagtaaagagtctggtctgcctgcaatgcaggagaccaggattcaatccctgggtcgggaagattctgctggagaaggaaatggcaacccacgccagtattcttgcctggaaaatcccatgggtggaggagcctggcaggctgtagtccatggggtcacagagggacacgcctgagcgacttcacttttacccAGTCCTTGTTCAGGTTTCTCCAGTCCACATTTGACTTGTTTGCATTGGGAATCAAAGTTTACacattgcatttcattgtcacGTCTCTTTAGTCTCTTATTCTACAGCAGTTTATCCCTCCactgttttctgtctttccatCTGCATTTATTAGCTGAAATCCTTCTAAATAAAGAAttcttttatcaaatatttggTTTCTCtgaaatatagtttatataagaaaggcagaaaaaagatATAATTCTTTCCCTTTATTGATTTTCGGAGAAACAGTTTGATGACCGTAGCAGCCTTCCATGATGTTAGTGTTAGTCAgtagtgtccaagtctttgtgactacGTGGTctgtggcctgccaagctcctctgtgcatggaattctccaggcatggaaTTCTTCCCTGATGACGCTTAGATTTTTATGTTTTACGCTTCAATCTGTTGCAGACAGTATACGTTTTGACACTTAGTTGTTGCTGTTgaatcactaaattgtgtccaactcttctgcaacccccatggactgtagtctgccaggcttctttatccgtgagatttcccaggcaagaatactgaagtggtttgcctctctccaggggatcttcctgacctagggattgaacccatgtatcctacgttggcaggcaggttctttactactgaataCCGTTTGACCAAATGTCTGGGCACCCTGTGGCCCAGTCCAGtcgacacataaaattaactatccAGAGTCCAAAATATTAGAGGTTTCATGTCCTCATTCTCTGAAGGgttcccttctcccaccctttTAAAAGTTGTCACACTCAGTCAACAAGTAgaaatgcctttttattttcaatcttcTATTTATAGCAAGCCTAATTTTATTGAGTTTCAATAGCCATTGCTTTGATGGTAGGGAACTGGCTATATTCTAGGACCTTCGAGTGGGTGGTTTGGACTCTtgataaaataagcaaatggggcCTCTTTGAAGAATGGATTTTCTGTTTGAGTTGGTGAGTTCAAACATTGCAGCCACTAGTAATCTTAGATGTTGCCCTTATTTTTCCTGCACCTTTGCAAGAGACAGgctcacttttttattttaaattttcttctccatCAGTATGTTGAGCAGAACAGACTTAATGATAGCTTAGCTCTCAATTAAGATAGTTAAGTAGGTGTAGATTGGAATGTGAACTATTTATGGGATTTCTTAGTTGATTTatcacgtgtgctcagtcgctcagttgtgtccaactctgtgaccccatggactgtagcccaccagcttccttgtccatggaaatccccaggcaagaatgctggagtgggttgccatttcctgctccaggggatcttccgacacagggattgaacccgtgtcgcttgtgtctcctgcgttggcaggtggattttcttAGAGAAGGCATAAAATAGTGCATTCGATAGGCCATTAGTTGTGATGTGGAAAGATTTTTCTCCTTGATTTAGGTTCAGGTATTTGAATTTGCTAAATAGCAATGTATTTATAtggtttaaaatttaaagaagtgAAAATACACAGTGCAGAGTCACCACCTCATTCCTGCCCCCAAACCACCCGGTTCCTcttcccatttttatttcttgtttatctGTCCAAAGATATTTTATGCGTATACAGCCAGTTGTGGATACATATTTCTACCCACTTCTAAAAACAAATCACAGCACACTATTCATTggtaattttacctttttttaggTTTTCTTAGTTCAGATGTGTAGTGAGTCTGGTGCTGGTTCTTTTGTTTCTCACACAAGGatctaaataaaaagaatataaaatgggacctaatatttataaacctttattttttattgggaaTGGCCAATGAATCATATGTCAGCTTCTCCCCTGTCGGTTTTGCATGGGAGACTAAGGGTCTCCTAAGAATTCAGGAAAACCGCCTTTGCTCAGCTGTGATCGGAGTCCAGAGACTTACTGGCAGCCTATCAAGTCTTTGAGGGGAGTTTTGAACATTCTGCATTTTTTGGGTCTGATGTGATGTAACGGACATGACTTTGACTCTCATGTAAGCCCCAGACAGAAGCTGTGGGCACTCCCGTCTGCTGGAATGGGCTGTTCCGGGCAGCTGGTCAGGCAGCTGTTGGGTGGGCCTGGGAAGCGTGGGGGTGTCAGGGGTTGGGGAAGGGGTGTGTGGAAAGGGCCGAGGGCCAGCACAAGTTTTCCCTCCTAGACACAGTGGTGAGGTCTCAGTGTGAAAAGGAACCCGGAGGTCATCTCATTCCACTACCCTTTTCCCACCAGCAGAGTCCCTTCTGTGGGCTCCTGCAAGTGGCCACTGAAGCTGCTCACAAGTATCTCCAGTGAGGGGCAGGCCTCTTGAGGCAGCCCACGGCACCTGCAGTtctgttaactcttttttttttaaacttttttaatttttaaaaatttatttacttctttggctgcatcaggtcttagttgtcgCTTACGGGATCTTCGTTACGTCACGTGGGTCTTTCATTCTCTCTAGTCATGCCGAGAGGGCTtcgttgctccgtggcatgtgggatcttagttcctcaaccagggattgaacctgagtcccctgcattgcaaggcagattcttcaccgctaGACCACTAGGCAAGTCCCCTGTTGGCTCTTTATCACCTCAACCTCCTGGAGTTGTACCCACTGATCTTCCATCTACTTCCAACAAGTTGAACCTGTCTATGTCATAGCTTTTAGATACTTGAAGACAGCCATCAGTCCCCTCGGTGAGTCTTTGCTCTAGGCAAAGTACTCCCAGTTATATAAATTGTTTTTCGTATGACATAGTATCTAATTCTTTTGCCGTCCTCGTCAGTCTTTACCCTTCCAATTCGTCTGTGTCTTAGAGTGTGGGGTCAGCACCGACCACGTAACACACCCAGGATGTTCTGACTGGTGCACTGTAGCCTAGGCTTTTTTTGCCCATATTTTAGAGACTGAGCTGCTCTCTCTTCTGTTGATACAGCCTAGGGTCACTATTATTAAATGGTTCTTCTGGCAGCCACTTCCTGTTTTTGTCTGCCAAAGAGCTTATTGTCAGCTAACCACCCGGTTCTTACCGCCATTAATGTCACATGGATCACTGCTCAGAGCGTCTTCCCCTTCCTATATGTGGATTGTGTGCTGAGTTCCTCCTGGGCACCGCCTCTAGAGACCCCGTGGCCCCAGCTCTTCCACCAGCCAGTGTGGCAGTGACCAGGTCTGTGCAGGCTTCAGCCACCTTTGCTTAGATACGATGCGGCAGTCCCGTTCTTTGACCCATCTCTTGcttcctgggatttctctgggCTGTAGTGTGGGATGCTGCAAAGATTTCTGACACCAGTTGCCTGGGGTTGGGCCATACTTTACAGGTTAAGGGCAGAAGACGCCCTCACTGCAGACGCCAGCTGCAAATTCAGGGCTCCCCAGACCACCCTCACTTTATTTCAGCTGTTCACAAATATGGCAGTTCccaggacaccactgagcgacttcactttcacttttcactttcatgcattggagaaggaaatggcaacccactccagtgttcttgcctggagaatcccagggacgggggagcctggtggggtcgcacagagtcggacacgactgaagtgacttagcagcagcagcagcagcagcagtgtcccttaggttcttttttttgtttgttaattggctgcaccgggtcttagtttcggcatgtgggatctagttcccagaccaggatcgaaaccaggccccctgcattggaagcccgGAGTcttaactaccagggaagtcccccttcagATTCGGTCTTCATTAAAACAACTCGCAGGACTCAGATCGCTacacttagagctccagttttaTTACATAGCAGAAGGATACAGATGAACCAGCCAAAGGAAGAGATGGATGTCGGGGGCACACAAGGTTCACAGGGCTTGTGTCTCCTCTTCCCGTGGGGTCAGGGCTGTTACCCTGTGGCCCATAGAGGTGCCACATACACAGAGCATTGCCAACCAGGGAAGACTGTCTGAACATGGATGTTCGTAGATTTTTATTGGGTCTTTATCGTGTAGGCATGATGTAGAAATGAAGTAACTAAACATGAGCCTAaccttttctctctttattcttttaaacacTTTTATTGGCGTGTAGTTGCTTCACAaccttgtattagtttttgctgtacagcaaaatgtgTACATAGActtgcatcccctcccttctggaCTTCCTTCCGTTCGGGTGACCGCAGTGCATTAAGTAGTTGGCTGCGCTATAGAGTAGGTTCTCGATAGTTCTCTcctttatacatagtatcagtagtgtgtatgtgtcaaccCCCACCTCCCAATTCCTGCCCCTTctccccccttggtatccatatatttgttttttatatctgtgtgtcTATGTCTGCCTTGCCAGtaggatcatctataccatttttctaaattccacatatatacattaatgtacagtatttgtttttctttctgacttacttcattctatatGACAACCTCCAGGTCCATGTTTCTACAAACGAGCccgttttattcctttttatggctgagtaatattccattgtatgtatatatcgcatcttctttatccctttctGGGTTAATGagcatttaggctgtttccatgtcctggctattgtaaatagtgctgcagtcaacattggggtacgtgtgtcttaAATTACAGTTTTccctgggtatatgcccagtagtgagattggTGGGTCATAtcgtagttctgtttttagttttttaaggaatctccatgctgttttccatagtggctgtattctCTGTCTACTCTTGTTACTGTTGATCTGTTGAGGGGCCATGGTGCCTCTGAAAAAGGCTGGTGGGGTGTCCAGCAGGCTCCCCAACTCTGGAGATTCTATATATGCTTCCGTATTGATTGCTTTCGGTGAAGCCACACATGTAAGCAGGCAGAGGCTGTCAGGACGTGTGAACAGCTACCCTCCCCAGGTTCAGATTACTAACACGCTGCTGCTTTCCATTCAGGTCTGATTTTCGTGGTCGACAGTAATGACAGAGAGCGGGTCAATGAAGCCCGAGAAGAACTAACCAGAATGTTAGCTGAAGACGAGCTCAGAGATGCGGTCTTATTGGTGTTTGTAAATAAACAGGTATGTCactagctttctgaatcctgggaCTGGATTCgctttaaaaatagagatatttAATTAGCTGCCTGCCTTCCTCTCGCCAGTCCCGCCCATAACCTTCCCCTTCACCTCCTTTTTAGTTTGGGTCTTACATTCGTTCACTCGCTCAGCAAACATCCACTGAGCATTCACTAAGATCCAGGCATTGTTTGGGGTATTGGTGATTCAGCAGTGAACCAGACAGACAGAAATCCCTGAGCCCATGGAGTTTGCATTCCTAGTGGGTAGAGCGTCAGTGTCAGTCAGTAACAGATATGTCCTATGTCTGGGGGGGAGTCAAGGGAGAAGGGGCAGGTGTGGAGAAGGATCAGAGGGCCCCTCTGATAAGAGGACGTTTGATCAGATGACACCTAGCTGccatatagcatagggagctGAGCTCAGGTCagcactctgtgatgacttaggaaggtggggtggggtgggggtggggtgggagggagggcatatatgtatacatacagctgattcatatcattgtacagcagaaactaacaccacattgtaaagcaattacactccatttaaaaaataaataagctataagcATATGttgtacaacacaaggaatacagcctatattttataataagtataaatggagtataac from Bos mutus isolate GX-2022 chromosome 19, NWIPB_WYAK_1.1, whole genome shotgun sequence encodes:
- the LOC102280438 gene encoding ADP-ribosylation factor 2, which encodes MGNVFEKLFKSLFGKKEMRILMVGLDAAGKTTILYKLKLGEIVTTIPTIGFNVETVEYKNISFTVWDVGGQDKIRPLWRHYFQNTQGLIFVVDSNDRERVNEAREELTRMLAEDELRDAVLLVFVNKQDLPNAMNAAEITDKLGLHSLRQRNWYIQATCATSGDGLYEGLDWLSNQLKTRSDGRCRAPRASWQSQLASCVCVCACEEPSVGVWRAWEQLSHIVPYTRSKETSLTC